One window from the genome of Puniceicoccales bacterium encodes:
- a CDS encoding YebC/PmpR family DNA-binding transcriptional regulator: MSGHSKWATTKRHKAAVDAKRGKLFSILSKELTIAARASGGDPEFNPRLRTVIQKAKAANMPADNVKKAIQKGTGEIPGIVIEELMYEGYIAGGIGVIVEVTTDNKNRTVSEVRSVFTKCGGNLASPGALAFNFQKMGQFIVPANNITEDELMNVAINAGAEDVKKEEDFFEVLCPVSEYDKLSQAMAEENIAVESSELAYIPNNYVQITDVETAKKIVKLLDKLDELEDVRMVFSNHDFPDEILDQLDN; the protein is encoded by the coding sequence ATGTCAGGGCACAGTAAATGGGCTACCACCAAGAGGCATAAAGCCGCTGTGGATGCCAAAAGAGGTAAATTATTTAGCATTCTAAGCAAGGAATTGACCATCGCGGCACGGGCCAGTGGTGGCGATCCGGAATTTAATCCAAGATTGCGAACCGTTATCCAAAAGGCAAAGGCAGCGAACATGCCAGCGGATAACGTTAAAAAAGCCATTCAAAAAGGCACCGGAGAAATTCCAGGTATCGTAATAGAAGAACTTATGTATGAAGGGTATATAGCCGGCGGCATCGGCGTAATTGTGGAAGTTACCACGGATAACAAAAATCGCACCGTATCCGAAGTTCGTAGTGTTTTTACAAAATGTGGTGGCAATTTGGCGTCGCCAGGAGCCTTAGCATTCAACTTCCAAAAAATGGGTCAATTCATAGTTCCAGCTAATAATATCACCGAGGATGAATTGATGAATGTTGCGATAAACGCTGGTGCAGAAGATGTTAAGAAGGAAGAAGATTTTTTTGAAGTGCTATGTCCGGTCAGCGAGTATGATAAACTTTCCCAGGCCATGGCCGAAGAAAACATCGCCGTTGAATCATCCGAATTAGCATATATTCCAAACAATTACGTTCAGATCACCGACGTGGAAACTGCTAAAAAAATCGTAAAACTCTTGGACAAGCTCGATGAACTGGAAGATGTGCGCATGGTTTTTTCCAACCATGATTTTCCAGATGAAATTTTAGATCAATTGGATAACTAA
- the yidC gene encoding membrane protein insertase YidC, producing the protein MEKSSFWAGMFCIIAALCLMLYHGNQLKTAAIPRQSNETSINQRSIPQASKDDNLIPVIDAQTASKKAIEPKYFNLSNDSISLELSNLGGTIQSVTFLKYPIEKGGNEPFIFNKESDIQALALSISGENRKFFANETVVDQQDNNSVSFIYKTNNGLSIERSYAIPDDEATEKYLIKHSTKFTNHGIQAFDLRSVFLELGSFPPTASDSTGEFLNFSYYDGRNAHFLNLAEFSASSGFLGFGRKEAREIISGKSTIIWGSVKNQFFAAVLRPNVPACGFLSFPVKSYDYMSKSTKDSVSGSLEFNLGILEIGETKVLEVEFYTGPKDFVKLDRLGHNQDLVMQFGFFGFIGKILLLMMRGIHSIIDNWGMTIIILTLMVKLILWPLTTAQVRSSRRMAKIQEPMRDIKEKFKDNPQKLQAETMKLFKENKINPAAGCLPIFIQIPIFLGLYSMLRTASDLRFAEFLWIKDLSMPDTLAKLGTLPINLLPFLMASTTYLQMKMMPTPSIDNVQKKMFQFMPIIFMFFCYNLPSGLVLYWTIQNLFTMLQQYILNNKNLEVDQDKPDRSKKRKRKI; encoded by the coding sequence ATGGAGAAAAGTAGTTTTTGGGCAGGAATGTTTTGCATAATTGCGGCGCTTTGCCTCATGCTCTACCATGGCAATCAGCTCAAAACTGCTGCCATTCCAAGGCAATCCAATGAGACTTCCATCAACCAACGATCCATCCCCCAAGCCTCGAAAGATGATAATTTGATTCCGGTAATCGACGCTCAGACGGCTTCAAAAAAAGCCATCGAGCCAAAGTATTTTAACCTAAGCAATGACAGTATATCGTTGGAATTAAGCAACTTAGGAGGCACAATTCAAAGTGTTACTTTTTTAAAATATCCCATAGAAAAAGGAGGAAATGAGCCATTTATATTCAATAAAGAATCCGATATACAGGCATTGGCTCTATCGATTTCCGGAGAAAATAGAAAGTTTTTCGCCAATGAAACCGTGGTCGATCAGCAGGATAACAATTCCGTATCATTTATTTATAAAACCAACAATGGATTAAGCATAGAGCGATCCTATGCCATACCAGATGATGAAGCTACGGAAAAGTATCTAATAAAACATTCGACAAAATTCACAAACCATGGCATCCAGGCCTTTGATTTGAGGAGCGTATTTCTGGAATTAGGCAGCTTTCCTCCGACGGCCAGTGATTCCACCGGAGAATTTTTGAACTTCAGCTACTATGATGGTCGGAATGCACATTTTCTAAACCTGGCTGAATTCAGTGCTAGCAGTGGATTTCTTGGCTTTGGCCGGAAAGAAGCCCGGGAGATAATATCTGGAAAATCCACCATCATCTGGGGATCGGTAAAGAATCAATTTTTCGCAGCGGTGTTGAGACCAAATGTGCCGGCCTGCGGATTTTTGTCATTTCCTGTAAAATCCTATGATTACATGTCAAAAAGCACCAAGGATAGTGTATCAGGTTCTCTGGAATTTAATCTAGGCATCCTAGAAATCGGCGAAACAAAAGTACTTGAAGTCGAGTTTTATACAGGTCCTAAGGATTTTGTCAAATTGGATAGACTTGGACATAATCAGGATTTAGTTATGCAGTTCGGATTTTTTGGCTTCATAGGTAAAATTTTACTATTAATGATGCGAGGAATTCACTCGATAATAGACAACTGGGGCATGACAATAATCATTCTCACCCTAATGGTTAAGTTAATTTTATGGCCGCTCACCACCGCCCAGGTTAGATCATCCCGGCGAATGGCAAAGATCCAGGAGCCAATGCGCGATATAAAAGAAAAATTTAAGGACAATCCGCAGAAATTGCAGGCAGAAACGATGAAATTGTTCAAAGAAAACAAAATAAATCCAGCGGCCGGCTGTCTGCCAATTTTTATTCAGATACCGATATTTTTAGGGCTATATTCCATGTTAAGAACCGCTTCGGATTTGAGGTTTGCAGAATTTTTATGGATCAAAGATCTGTCCATGCCAGATACCTTGGCTAAACTAGGCACATTACCCATTAATTTGTTACCATTTCTCATGGCCTCCACCACCTATCTGCAGATGAAAATGATGCCCACACCAAGCATAGATAATGTTCAGAAAAAAATGTTTCAATTTATGCCGATAATTTTCATGTTTTTCTGCTATAATCTGCCATCAGGATTGGTTCTATATTGGACAATTCAAAATTTATTCACAATGTTACAACAATATATATTGAATAATAAAAATCTGGAGGTCGATCAGGACAAACCAGATCGAAGCAAGAAAAGAAAAAGAAAAATTTAG